Proteins from a genomic interval of Paenibacillus sp. FSL R5-0623:
- a CDS encoding carbohydrate ABC transporter permease, with amino-acid sequence MANKAFNATRGDKLFDIFNILAMTMVLVVTLYPFLNVLAISLNNSTDTVRGGIYLWPREFTLQNYKTIFQYDGLLQGLQISILRTLVGTVLGLISSSMIAFTLSRPDFGLRKFVSTTLALTMYFSGGLIPVYILMRDLNLIGTFWVYVLPGMISAFNVFIIRSFIDGLPYSLQESAKLDGANDFTIYYRIILPLCKPVLATIALFLAVGQWNAWFDTYLYNGSKAHLTTLQYELMKVLQSTQQGSGAGRNANDMAQQMTQISPESIKMAITIVVTVPILIVYPFLQKYFVGGMTLGAVKG; translated from the coding sequence ATGGCGAACAAAGCATTCAATGCTACTCGGGGCGATAAACTGTTCGATATATTCAACATCCTCGCGATGACCATGGTGCTGGTTGTAACACTTTATCCATTCCTTAACGTACTAGCCATCTCACTCAATAACTCGACAGATACAGTACGTGGCGGAATTTACTTGTGGCCTCGCGAATTCACATTACAGAACTACAAAACGATTTTCCAATATGATGGATTGCTACAAGGTTTGCAGATCTCCATTCTGCGTACACTTGTAGGTACTGTGCTCGGATTGATCAGTTCATCCATGATCGCCTTTACACTGAGCAGACCTGATTTTGGACTTAGAAAATTTGTTTCCACAACGCTCGCGCTCACGATGTATTTCTCCGGTGGTCTGATTCCGGTGTACATTCTGATGCGTGACTTGAACCTGATCGGTACATTCTGGGTATATGTATTGCCTGGCATGATCAGTGCGTTTAACGTGTTCATCATCCGTTCATTCATTGATGGCCTGCCATACTCATTGCAGGAATCCGCGAAGCTGGACGGAGCGAATGACTTTACAATCTATTACAGAATCATCTTGCCACTGTGTAAACCAGTGCTTGCTACCATCGCATTGTTCCTGGCTGTAGGTCAGTGGAATGCGTGGTTCGATACGTACCTGTATAATGGTTCAAAGGCACATCTGACGACGCTCCAATATGAGCTGATGAAAGTATTACAAAGTACGCAGCAAGGCTCAGGTGCTGGACGAAATGCCAATGATATGGCACAGCAAATGACACAGATTTCACCGGAATCGATCAAAATGGCGATTACGATCGTTGTAACGGTTCCAATCCTCATTGTATATCCATTCCTTCAGAAGTACTTTGTTGGCGGTATGACACTGGGCGCAGTAAAAGGTTAA
- a CDS encoding ABC transporter substrate-binding protein, which produces MASSKMKIALAPVLAMSLLAGCGGGSGSDTSFKDTSAETTPLTFDFFSVDPSPNWNGMKDEVGKVLTEKTGITLNGEFAVSGGQDKISLMAASGDYPDIVSPKGELSKLVDAGAMLDLTDLIDQYAPNLKKLYGNYMDRLKYSNEDQAIYVLPTYYAVDQKYFDAGGGFGIQHRVLKELGYPEVRTLEDYENVLKAYKEKHPTIDGQPTIPLTLDADDWRIMITVTNPAFQATGAPDDGEYYIDPETYEASLHYKRPEEKEYFRWLNHMYNTGLLDQDSFIQKTDQYKSKIASGRVLGVIDQDWGYSDAENALKSAGKDEATYSHFPVTLSEDIKDHAYQDPGFVSGWGVGITTSNPDPVRTIKFFDYLASEEGQVLMNWGIEGKQYEVKDGKRVIPADILDQKTNNAAVFQKETGIGLYTNMSGHYGDGVKDSTDNYYTTNFPEQIVAAYSDAEKETLKAYGATTWKDLFPSEDEFPIKPWGAAYNLPTPGDSNYNVIFKKTQDIIRKRIPEAILSTPEQFDAIYDGMIDEVNNAGAEDMEKQYTELVQNRVQLWSGEETK; this is translated from the coding sequence ATGGCAAGTTCCAAAATGAAGATTGCACTGGCACCAGTGCTTGCAATGTCTTTACTCGCAGGTTGCGGTGGAGGAAGCGGCAGTGATACGTCGTTCAAGGATACAAGCGCAGAGACAACTCCACTTACTTTTGATTTCTTTAGCGTTGACCCCAGTCCGAACTGGAATGGCATGAAGGATGAAGTAGGTAAAGTCCTTACGGAAAAAACAGGGATAACCCTTAACGGTGAATTTGCCGTTAGTGGTGGTCAAGATAAAATATCCTTAATGGCGGCGAGCGGAGACTATCCGGATATTGTCTCCCCCAAAGGAGAACTCAGCAAACTGGTGGATGCCGGAGCAATGCTCGATCTGACAGATCTGATCGACCAATATGCTCCCAATCTGAAGAAGCTGTATGGTAATTACATGGACCGGTTGAAATACAGTAATGAAGATCAGGCTATTTATGTGCTGCCGACGTATTATGCGGTAGACCAGAAGTACTTTGATGCAGGTGGTGGATTTGGTATTCAGCACCGTGTACTGAAAGAACTCGGATACCCGGAAGTGCGTACACTTGAGGATTACGAGAATGTATTGAAGGCGTACAAAGAGAAACACCCAACAATTGATGGTCAGCCAACAATCCCGTTAACATTGGACGCGGATGATTGGAGAATCATGATTACCGTAACGAACCCTGCCTTCCAGGCAACAGGTGCTCCGGATGACGGTGAATACTATATCGATCCAGAGACGTATGAAGCAAGTCTGCATTACAAACGTCCAGAGGAAAAAGAGTACTTCCGCTGGTTGAACCATATGTATAACACTGGATTGCTGGATCAGGACAGCTTTATCCAAAAAACAGACCAATACAAATCCAAAATTGCAAGTGGACGTGTTCTGGGTGTCATTGACCAGGATTGGGGTTATTCCGATGCAGAAAATGCACTGAAATCTGCGGGCAAGGATGAAGCAACGTATTCACACTTCCCGGTAACCCTGTCCGAGGATATTAAGGATCATGCTTACCAAGATCCAGGTTTTGTATCCGGTTGGGGTGTAGGGATTACGACATCGAATCCTGATCCGGTTCGTACGATCAAATTCTTCGATTACCTGGCTTCTGAAGAAGGGCAAGTGCTGATGAACTGGGGAATTGAGGGCAAACAGTACGAAGTGAAGGACGGCAAACGTGTCATTCCTGCCGACATTCTGGATCAGAAAACCAATAATGCAGCCGTATTCCAAAAAGAAACGGGTATTGGACTGTACACCAATATGTCTGGTCACTATGGAGACGGTGTGAAGGATTCAACGGATAACTACTACACTACGAATTTCCCTGAACAGATCGTGGCAGCATATTCCGATGCAGAGAAAGAAACACTCAAAGCTTACGGTGCTACGACGTGGAAAGATCTGTTCCCGAGTGAAGACGAGTTCCCGATCAAACCATGGGGAGCAGCATACAATCTGCCAACACCAGGTGACTCCAACTACAACGTCATCTTCAAGAAAACACAGGATATCATTCGGAAACGTATCCCGGAAGCCATTCTGAGTACTCCTGAGCAGTTCGATGCCATCTATGATGGCATGATTGATGAAGTGAACAATGCAGGAGCAGAGGACATGGAGAAACAATACACAGAACTCGTTCAAAACCGTGTTCAATTGTGGAGCGGTGAAGAGACTAAATAA